A stretch of the uncultured Bacteroides sp. genome encodes the following:
- the nadB gene encoding L-aspartate oxidase: MIKKFDFLVIGSGIAGMSFALKVAHKGKVALVCKTTLEEANTYFAQGGVASVTNTLVDNFEKHIEDTMIAGDWISNRAAVEKVVREAPAQIKELISWGVNFDKTEKGDFDLHREGGHSEFRILHHKDNTGAEIQDSLIQAVQQHPNITVFENHFAIEILTQHHLGVTVTRQTPDIKCYGAYILDQKTGKVDTYLAKVTLMATGGVGAVYQTTTNPLVATGDGIAMVYRAKGTVKEMEFIQFHPTALYHPGDRPSFLITEAMRGYGGVLRTMDGKEFMQKYDERLSLAPRDIVARAIDNEMKNRGDDHVYLDVTHKDPEETKKHFPNIYEKCLSLGIDITKDYIPVAPAAHYLCGGIKVDLDACSSIDRLYAVGECSCTGLHGGNRLASNSLIEAVVYADAAAKHSLNVIDQYTYNEEIPEWNDEGTRSPEEMVLITQSAKEVGQIMSTYVGIVRSDLRLKRAWDRLDIIYEETESLFKRSKASKEICELRNMVNTGYLIMRQAMERKESRGLHYTIDYPHAKK; encoded by the coding sequence ATGATTAAGAAGTTTGATTTCTTAGTAATCGGTTCAGGTATTGCCGGTATGAGTTTTGCCCTTAAAGTGGCACACAAAGGTAAGGTCGCACTTGTTTGTAAGACCACATTGGAAGAAGCAAACACCTATTTTGCACAAGGAGGGGTTGCTTCCGTAACAAACACACTAGTAGATAATTTCGAGAAACATATTGAAGACACAATGATTGCCGGCGATTGGATCAGCAATCGAGCGGCTGTTGAAAAAGTGGTTAGAGAGGCTCCGGCTCAGATAAAGGAACTGATTAGCTGGGGAGTGAACTTTGATAAAACTGAAAAGGGAGATTTTGATCTTCACCGTGAAGGCGGTCACTCTGAATTCCGTATACTTCACCACAAAGACAACACAGGTGCAGAAATTCAGGATAGCCTTATTCAGGCTGTGCAACAACATCCCAACATTACGGTTTTCGAAAATCATTTTGCTATTGAAATTCTTACGCAGCACCATTTGGGAGTAACGGTTACCCGCCAGACTCCAGACATTAAATGCTACGGAGCTTATATATTAGATCAAAAAACAGGTAAGGTAGATACATATCTGGCCAAAGTTACTTTAATGGCTACCGGCGGTGTAGGAGCTGTTTATCAAACTACAACCAATCCATTGGTGGCAACCGGAGACGGTATTGCAATGGTTTACCGAGCAAAAGGAACGGTAAAAGAGATGGAGTTCATCCAATTCCACCCAACTGCTCTTTATCACCCGGGAGATCGCCCTTCATTCCTCATTACTGAAGCGATGAGAGGCTACGGAGGGGTACTTCGTACCATGGACGGAAAAGAGTTTATGCAGAAATATGACGAACGCCTGTCCCTTGCCCCGCGTGATATCGTGGCAAGAGCCATCGACAACGAGATGAAAAACCGTGGAGATGACCATGTTTATCTGGATGTTACTCATAAAGACCCGGAAGAAACCAAGAAACATTTCCCCAATATATACGAAAAGTGCCTCAGTCTGGGCATTGACATTACCAAAGATTATATTCCTGTTGCTCCGGCAGCTCACTACTTATGTGGTGGTATCAAGGTAGATCTTGATGCTTGTTCATCAATTGACAGACTTTATGCCGTTGGAGAATGTTCATGCACTGGCTTACATGGTGGAAACCGTCTTGCATCAAACTCACTTATTGAAGCTGTTGTATATGCCGATGCCGCAGCAAAACACAGTCTGAACGTTATTGATCAGTATACCTATAATGAGGAAATTCCTGAATGGAACGACGAAGGAACCCGTTCACCGGAAGAGATGGTACTTATTACTCAAAGCGCCAAGGAAGTGGGCCAGATTATGAGCACCTATGTGGGTATTGTTCGTTCTGATCTCCGTTTGAAACGTGCATGGGACCGCCTTGATATTATTTATGAGGAGACTGAAAGCTTGTTCAAACGTTCAAAAGCATCAAAAGAAATATGTGAGCTCAGAAACATGGTAAATACAGGTTATCTTATCATGCGACAGGCTATGGAACGCAAAGAGAGCCGTGGTTTGCATTACACCATAGATTATCCTCACGCAAAGAAATAA
- the sulP gene encoding sulfate permease, whose amino-acid sequence MKTFEFKPKLYSSLRNYSKETFLSDLMAGIIVGIVALPLAIAFGIASGVSPEKGIITAIIAGFIISFLGGSKVQIGGPTGAFIVIVYGIIQHYGEQGLIVATLMAGVLLIALGVFKLGTIIKYIPYPIVVGFTSGIAVTIFTTQIKDLFGLSMHIVPADFISKWIAYFQNFSTVSLWPTVIGLLSILIIIYTPKISKKIPGSLVAIILLTVLAYILRTYAGITSIETIGDRFTINASLPKAEVPAMSWEVMKGLFPAAMTIAILGAIESLLSATVADGVTGDKHNSNQELIAQGAANLITPLFGGIPATGAIARTMTNINNGGKSPVAGIIHAVVLFLILICLGPLTKHIPMACLAGVLVIVSYNMSEWRTFRSLMRYPKSDIAVLLITFFLTVIFDLTVAIEVGIVIACLLFMRRVAETTNLSVITEEIDPNADIDIAINEEPLKIPEGVEVYEIEGPFFFGIANKFEEQMVQLDDHPKIRIIRMRKVPFIDSTGIHNLTSLCRMSKKSNVQIILSGVNEKVHGVLEKSGFNDLLGKDNICSHINIALARAEEIISK is encoded by the coding sequence ATGAAAACGTTTGAATTCAAACCAAAGCTTTATTCTTCTTTGAGAAACTACTCTAAGGAAACATTCCTTTCAGATTTGATGGCTGGAATTATTGTCGGCATCGTAGCACTCCCCTTAGCCATTGCTTTTGGTATTGCCTCTGGTGTTTCACCTGAAAAAGGTATTATCACAGCAATTATTGCCGGTTTTATAATTTCATTTTTAGGCGGAAGTAAAGTTCAGATTGGTGGACCTACCGGAGCTTTCATTGTTATTGTCTACGGAATTATCCAGCATTACGGAGAACAAGGACTGATTGTTGCTACCCTTATGGCTGGAGTATTGCTGATTGCTCTGGGAGTATTTAAATTAGGAACAATTATCAAGTACATTCCTTATCCCATCGTAGTAGGCTTTACCAGCGGTATTGCGGTGACTATTTTCACAACACAGATAAAAGATTTATTTGGATTGAGTATGCACATTGTTCCCGCCGACTTTATTTCAAAGTGGATAGCATACTTCCAAAACTTTTCAACAGTTAGTTTATGGCCTACCGTTATAGGTTTACTAAGTATTCTTATAATAATCTATACACCAAAAATTTCTAAAAAGATTCCTGGTTCACTAGTTGCCATTATTCTGTTAACGGTTCTGGCTTATATATTGAGAACGTATGCCGGAATTACCTCAATTGAAACTATTGGAGATCGTTTTACTATAAATGCATCATTACCTAAAGCAGAAGTTCCGGCTATGTCATGGGAAGTAATGAAAGGACTTTTTCCAGCTGCAATGACTATTGCTATATTGGGTGCCATTGAATCATTACTCTCTGCCACTGTTGCTGATGGTGTAACTGGCGATAAACATAACTCCAATCAGGAATTGATTGCTCAGGGTGCTGCCAATTTAATTACTCCTTTATTTGGAGGTATTCCTGCAACTGGAGCTATTGCCCGAACAATGACAAATATCAATAACGGAGGAAAGAGTCCGGTAGCCGGTATAATTCACGCAGTGGTACTTTTTCTTATTTTAATTTGCTTAGGTCCTCTTACAAAACATATTCCTATGGCTTGTCTTGCCGGGGTACTGGTTATAGTATCCTATAATATGAGTGAATGGAGAACCTTCCGGTCATTAATGAGATATCCAAAATCGGATATTGCCGTATTATTAATCACTTTCTTCCTTACAGTTATATTCGACTTAACTGTTGCAATAGAAGTAGGTATTGTTATCGCCTGTCTTCTCTTTATGAGGCGTGTTGCAGAGACCACAAACTTATCTGTTATTACTGAAGAGATTGACCCAAATGCCGATATAGATATTGCAATAAATGAAGAACCACTTAAGATTCCTGAAGGAGTTGAGGTTTATGAAATTGAAGGTCCTTTTTTCTTTGGTATAGCCAATAAGTTTGAAGAACAAATGGTACAACTTGATGATCATCCTAAAATTCGTATTATCAGAATGCGTAAGGTTCCTTTTATTGATTCTACCGGCATTCATAATCTGACAAGCCTTTGCCGGATGTCGAAAAAATCAAATGTTCAGATCATTCTTTCAGGTGTAAATGAGAAAGTACACGGGGTTCTTGAAAAATCAGGCTTTAATGATCTATTAGGAAAAGATAATATCTGCAGTCACATTAATATTGCTTTAGCACGGGCAGAAGAAATTATAAGTAAATAA
- a CDS encoding radical SAM protein, with protein MSTVLFPSPIFGPVHSRRLGVSLGINLLPSDGKVCSFDCIYCECGLNAEHRSGLSLPTREEVRTELENKLKDMQINGPVPDVLTFAGNGEPTAHPHFSEIIDDTIALRDYYFPKAKVSVLSNSTFINRPKVFDALMKVDNNILKLDTVNEEYIKMVDRPAGNYKLDEITDRLKAFKGHVIIQTMFMKGTCYGESVDNTGDEYVLPWLETVKSIAPSQVMIYTIDRDTPDKHLLKATHQELNRILEMIEANGISATASY; from the coding sequence ATGTCTACTGTTCTTTTTCCTTCACCGATTTTTGGCCCTGTTCATTCTCGCCGTCTCGGTGTTTCTTTAGGAATTAATCTTTTACCTTCCGACGGGAAGGTTTGTTCTTTCGATTGCATTTACTGTGAATGTGGATTAAATGCAGAGCATCGTTCTGGTTTGTCGTTACCTACCCGGGAAGAAGTGCGTACCGAATTGGAAAATAAATTGAAAGATATGCAGATAAATGGTCCGGTACCCGATGTACTTACCTTTGCCGGAAATGGTGAACCTACTGCTCATCCACATTTTTCTGAAATTATTGATGATACTATAGCATTGCGTGATTATTATTTCCCGAAAGCCAAGGTAAGCGTACTTAGTAATTCTACTTTTATTAATCGCCCAAAGGTATTTGATGCATTGATGAAGGTTGATAACAACATATTAAAACTGGATACAGTCAATGAAGAGTATATTAAGATGGTGGACCGTCCGGCGGGGAATTATAAGTTAGATGAAATTACAGACCGTCTGAAAGCATTTAAAGGGCACGTAATTATTCAGACTATGTTTATGAAGGGAACTTGCTATGGAGAAAGTGTTGATAACACAGGAGATGAATATGTGCTTCCCTGGCTTGAAACAGTTAAGTCAATAGCTCCTTCTCAAGTGATGATTTATACGATTGACCGCGATACACCAGATAAACATCTTCTTAAGGCAACGCATCAGGAACTGAACCGCATTCTTGAGATGATTGAGGCGAATGGTATCTCTGCCACTGCTTCATACTAA
- a CDS encoding PH domain-containing protein, with product MNRIYHARIVWYHYLYIILLLAMLVVIFMGRNFIFGGLYILFLVYMIDKIIYTVYTVTPDHTLIISKGRFSRKKVIPIDEIALIDEMFMLKIAGIAVTKFILIKHDNRYYSLLPDRQTELLELLKE from the coding sequence ATGAATAGAATATATCATGCACGGATAGTCTGGTATCATTATCTGTATATCATTTTGTTACTGGCAATGTTAGTTGTTATTTTTATGGGTAGAAACTTTATTTTCGGGGGCTTATATATTTTGTTTCTGGTTTATATGATTGATAAGATAATTTATACGGTTTATACAGTAACTCCTGATCACACTCTTATTATTTCCAAGGGAAGGTTTTCCAGAAAGAAAGTTATTCCTATTGACGAAATAGCTTTAATTGACGAAATGTTTATGTTGAAGATTGCCGGGATAGCTGTAACAAAGTTCATATTGATTAAACACGATAACAGATACTATTCTTTGCTTCCAGATAGGCAAACGGAATTATTAGAGTTATTGAAAGAATAA
- the lpdA gene encoding dihydrolipoyl dehydrogenase, with amino-acid sequence MKYDVIIIGGGPAGYTAAEAAGKAGLSVALFEKQNLGGVCLNEGCIPTKTLLYSAKVYDYARHASKYAVTVPEVSFDLPKIIARKSKVVRKLVLGVKSKLTSNNVIIIAGQGTIVNKNAVQCNGENYECDKLIICTGSETFVPPIPGVDHISYWTHRDALANKDLPSSLVVIGGGVIGMEFASFFNSLGVEVTVIEMLDEILGGMDKELSALLRTDYAKKGIKFMLSTKVTAFENAEQGTVISFENSEGSGTLVAEKLLMSVGRRPVTEGFGLENLSLERTERRCIKVDEHMQSSREGVYVCGDLTGFSLLAHTAVREAEVAVHHILGNEDRMSYKAIPGVVYTNPEIAGVGQTEESLLSEGVAYKTIKLPMAFSGRFVAENEGVNGLCKMLVGEDDSILGVHVYGNPASEIITIAVMAVELGLKTGEWKRIVFPHPTVGEIFREAL; translated from the coding sequence ATGAAATATGATGTAATTATTATAGGAGGAGGGCCTGCCGGATATACGGCTGCCGAAGCTGCAGGAAAGGCTGGATTAAGTGTGGCTCTTTTTGAAAAGCAAAACTTAGGTGGAGTATGTCTGAACGAAGGTTGTATTCCTACCAAGACTTTGCTTTATTCCGCAAAAGTATATGATTATGCACGCCATGCTTCAAAATATGCAGTTACGGTTCCTGAGGTTTCTTTTGATCTTCCAAAGATTATAGCCCGTAAATCCAAAGTGGTGCGTAAACTTGTGCTGGGTGTAAAGTCTAAGTTGACAAGTAATAATGTTATCATAATAGCAGGGCAAGGCACCATAGTCAATAAGAATGCCGTGCAATGTAACGGTGAAAATTATGAATGCGATAAGCTGATTATTTGTACCGGTTCCGAAACTTTTGTTCCTCCCATCCCGGGTGTAGATCATATCTCTTACTGGACTCATCGCGATGCATTAGCCAACAAAGATCTTCCTTCCTCATTGGTCGTTATCGGTGGTGGAGTTATCGGAATGGAGTTTGCTTCTTTCTTCAATAGCCTTGGAGTAGAAGTTACAGTTATTGAGATGCTCGACGAGATACTTGGTGGAATGGACAAGGAACTCTCCGCATTACTTAGAACTGATTATGCCAAAAAAGGAATTAAGTTTATGTTGAGTACCAAAGTCACAGCTTTTGAAAATGCAGAGCAAGGAACAGTTATTTCATTTGAAAACAGTGAAGGCAGTGGAACTCTTGTAGCCGAAAAGCTGTTGATGAGCGTTGGTCGCCGACCGGTGACCGAAGGTTTCGGTTTGGAAAATCTTTCTCTGGAGAGAACAGAACGCAGATGCATAAAAGTAGACGAACACATGCAATCTTCTCGCGAAGGAGTTTATGTGTGTGGCGATCTCACAGGCTTTTCTCTTCTTGCACATACTGCCGTTCGTGAAGCCGAGGTTGCTGTTCATCATATTCTTGGCAATGAAGATAGAATGAGTTACAAAGCAATACCGGGTGTGGTTTATACCAATCCTGAAATAGCCGGAGTGGGACAGACTGAAGAAAGTCTGCTTTCGGAAGGAGTTGCTTATAAAACGATAAAACTTCCAATGGCTTTTTCCGGAAGATTTGTTGCCGAAAATGAAGGAGTCAATGGTTTATGTAAGATGCTGGTTGGCGAGGACGATTCAATCCTTGGTGTTCATGTCTATGGAAATCCGGCTTCAGAGATTATAACCATTGCTGTGATGGCTGTGGAACTGGGATTAAAAACCGGGGAATGGAAGCGTATTGTTTTTCCTCATCCTACGGTAGGTGAAATATTTCGGGAGGCCTTATAA
- a CDS encoding acetyl-CoA hydrolase/transferase family protein, with protein sequence MSLKFITAEEAASFVKDGDNVGFSGFTPAGAPKVIPPALAERAIAEHAKGNPFKIGVLTGASSGDSLDGALTRANAIRFRAPYQTNKSMRTAINNGQVEYQDLHLSEMAQQVRYGFMGKVNVAIIEACEVTQDGKIYLTTAGGNVPTFCRLADKIIIELNSHHSKGLMGMHDMYEPLDPPYRREIAVYTPSTRIGLPYVQVDPAKIVGIVETNTPDEARGFVDADEITTQIGANVASFLARELKSGRIPSTFLPLQSGVGNVANAVLGALGQDKDVPAFEMYTEVIQDSVIDLMLQGRIKFGSCCSLTVTDECLQTIYNNIDFFKDKIVMRPAEISNNPEVIRRLGVISINTAIEADIYGNINSTHISGVKMMNGIGGSGDFTRNAYMSIFTCPSVAKGGNISAIVPMVSHQDHSEHSVNILITELGVADLRGKSPVQKAQTIIENCVHPDYKQLLWDYIKLAGTGHTPHRIDAALAFHAALAKTGDMKNVNWADYEK encoded by the coding sequence ATGTCATTAAAGTTTATTACCGCAGAAGAAGCTGCAAGCTTCGTTAAAGATGGAGATAATGTTGGTTTCAGTGGATTTACACCAGCAGGAGCTCCCAAAGTTATCCCACCCGCATTGGCAGAAAGAGCAATAGCTGAACACGCCAAAGGCAATCCTTTCAAGATTGGAGTACTTACCGGAGCATCCTCAGGAGATTCTCTTGACGGCGCACTAACTCGTGCTAATGCCATCAGATTCCGTGCACCCTACCAAACGAACAAGTCTATGAGAACTGCCATTAATAATGGTCAGGTTGAATATCAGGACCTTCATCTTTCTGAAATGGCACAACAGGTTCGCTATGGTTTCATGGGAAAAGTAAATGTAGCCATTATTGAAGCTTGCGAAGTGACTCAGGACGGCAAAATATATCTGACCACCGCTGGTGGAAATGTTCCTACGTTCTGCCGCCTGGCCGATAAAATTATTATTGAGCTAAACAGCCATCACAGCAAAGGCTTAATGGGAATGCATGATATGTATGAACCTTTAGATCCTCCTTACAGAAGAGAGATAGCTGTTTATACTCCTTCAACCCGCATTGGCCTTCCATACGTACAAGTTGATCCGGCAAAAATAGTGGGAATTGTTGAAACTAACACCCCTGACGAAGCACGTGGATTTGTAGATGCTGACGAAATAACTACTCAGATTGGTGCTAATGTAGCATCCTTCCTGGCACGTGAACTGAAATCCGGCCGCATACCTTCTACTTTCCTTCCACTTCAGTCGGGTGTAGGTAATGTAGCTAACGCTGTGTTAGGAGCTTTGGGACAAGATAAGGATGTTCCCGCATTTGAGATGTATACAGAAGTTATTCAGGATTCTGTTATTGATTTAATGTTGCAAGGAAGAATCAAGTTCGGAAGCTGCTGTTCCTTGACTGTTACTGACGAATGCCTTCAAACTATTTATAATAATATAGATTTCTTCAAGGACAAAATTGTTATGCGTCCGGCTGAGATTTCAAATAATCCTGAAGTTATCCGCCGATTAGGAGTGATAAGCATCAACACAGCTATTGAAGCGGATATTTATGGTAATATAAACTCTACTCACATTAGCGGAGTAAAGATGATGAATGGTATTGGAGGTTCGGGGGACTTTACCCGCAACGCCTACATGTCAATATTTACTTGTCCATCTGTTGCTAAGGGAGGAAATATCAGCGCTATTGTTCCGATGGTATCTCACCAGGATCACAGCGAACATTCCGTAAATATTCTTATTACTGAACTAGGAGTAGCCGATCTTAGAGGTAAAAGTCCTGTTCAGAAAGCACAGACTATCATTGAAAACTGTGTACACCCTGATTACAAACAACTTCTTTGGGATTATATCAAATTAGCTGGTACAGGACATACTCCTCACCGCATTGATGCAGCTCTTGCTTTCCATGCTGCATTAGCAAAGACCGGAGATATGAAAAATGTAAACTGGGCTGATTACGAAAAATAA
- a CDS encoding rubrerythrin, with protein sequence MTKSIKGTQTEKNLMHSFAGESQARMRYTYFASAAKKEGFEQIAAIFTETADQEKEHAKRMFKYLEGGMVEITTSFPAGVIGRTIDNLQAAAAGEHEEWSSLYPEFADIAEKEGFYEIAAMYRNIAVAEKAHDERYSSFVKNIETASVFAKEDEVVWQCRNCGYIHVGKEAPEVCPACLHPQAHFEVKKENY encoded by the coding sequence ATGACTAAAAGTATTAAAGGAACTCAAACAGAGAAAAATTTAATGCATTCTTTTGCTGGTGAATCTCAGGCAAGAATGCGCTACACTTATTTTGCAAGTGCGGCAAAGAAAGAAGGATTTGAACAGATTGCAGCGATCTTTACCGAGACAGCTGATCAGGAAAAGGAACATGCTAAACGTATGTTTAAGTATCTGGAAGGAGGAATGGTAGAAATAACCACCAGCTTTCCTGCCGGAGTAATAGGCAGAACTATAGATAACTTGCAAGCCGCAGCTGCTGGAGAACATGAAGAATGGTCTTCACTTTATCCGGAATTTGCTGATATTGCCGAAAAAGAGGGTTTCTACGAAATTGCAGCCATGTATCGTAACATTGCCGTTGCTGAAAAAGCTCATGATGAAAGATATAGTTCTTTCGTAAAGAATATTGAGACTGCTTCTGTTTTTGCAAAAGAAGATGAAGTGGTATGGCAATGTCGTAATTGTGGATATATCCATGTTGGCAAGGAAGCTCCCGAAGTTTGTCCAGCTTGTTTGCATCCCCAAGCTCATTTTGAAGTAAAGAAAGAGAATTATTGA
- the dacB gene encoding D-alanyl-D-alanine carboxypeptidase/D-alanyl-D-alanine-endopeptidase translates to MKQTFSILFFIILCPITLVAQPGIKEKLDKLMEEEILKTSEVGISVYDLTDNKPLYTYQNTKLYRPASVQKLITVITGLSVLGPHHHFSTSLYHTGEIQNGTLNGDLYVLGGLDSEFIDPSMNGLVRMLCQSGIKKVSGKLIADVSMTDSLYWGAGWSWDDAPYYFQPKISPLMFQKGYVEIYATPGKKGSQAELVCVPASSYYNLKNQTVSNNTGVKSLDVTRDWMNNKNDILVTGNVETTKRERITVANSADFFMHTFTERAKEKGILFTDYMYGELPKDSSAVFLACLSHPFSLVLQRAMKNSDNLSAEAILYNTASKESGKKHLSREEGVKVIQRVISELGFNPKDYNIVDGCGVSLYNYVSPELLVAYLKYAYSQKQIFNELYPALPIAGVDGTLGGRMKQGKTYKNVHAKTGSVTGVSSLAGYANASNGHLIAFSIINQNVMESAKARAFQDEVCELLCE, encoded by the coding sequence ATGAAACAAACTTTTTCCATATTATTCTTTATCATTTTATGTCCCATAACTTTAGTTGCTCAGCCGGGAATTAAGGAGAAGCTGGACAAACTTATGGAAGAGGAGATTCTGAAAACGTCTGAAGTTGGTATTTCCGTGTACGATCTTACGGATAATAAGCCGCTTTATACTTATCAGAATACTAAACTCTATCGTCCGGCTTCCGTTCAAAAGCTTATAACAGTAATTACCGGGCTCTCTGTTCTTGGTCCACACCACCATTTCTCAACCTCTCTTTACCATACTGGTGAGATACAAAACGGAACTTTAAATGGAGATCTGTATGTGCTAGGCGGGCTCGATTCTGAGTTTATTGATCCCAGCATGAATGGACTGGTGAGGATGCTTTGTCAGTCGGGCATAAAAAAAGTATCAGGAAAACTAATTGCAGATGTTTCAATGACAGATTCGCTTTATTGGGGTGCAGGTTGGTCATGGGATGACGCGCCCTATTATTTTCAGCCAAAGATTTCTCCGTTAATGTTTCAGAAGGGATATGTGGAAATATATGCAACTCCGGGCAAGAAAGGTTCGCAGGCAGAGCTTGTTTGTGTACCGGCTTCGTCCTATTACAACCTGAAAAACCAGACTGTCAGCAATAATACGGGAGTGAAAAGCCTTGATGTTACCCGTGACTGGATGAATAATAAGAATGATATTCTGGTAACGGGGAATGTAGAGACAACAAAGCGTGAACGGATCACAGTTGCAAATTCAGCCGATTTCTTTATGCACACCTTTACAGAAAGGGCTAAGGAGAAAGGCATTCTGTTTACTGATTATATGTATGGAGAACTTCCTAAAGATTCATCCGCCGTTTTCCTTGCTTGTCTTTCCCATCCATTTAGTCTGGTATTGCAACGGGCAATGAAGAATAGTGATAACCTTTCTGCAGAAGCAATTCTCTATAATACTGCCTCTAAAGAATCCGGGAAGAAACACTTAAGCCGTGAAGAGGGCGTGAAAGTTATCCAACGGGTTATCTCAGAACTGGGATTTAATCCTAAAGATTATAATATTGTGGACGGTTGCGGAGTTTCTCTATATAATTACGTGTCACCGGAACTTCTGGTTGCTTACCTGAAATATGCCTATTCACAAAAGCAGATATTTAATGAGCTATATCCGGCTCTTCCCATTGCAGGCGTTGATGGTACACTCGGTGGGCGGATGAAGCAAGGTAAAACGTATAAAAACGTGCATGCCAAAACTGGATCAGTAACAGGCGTTAGCTCATTGGCCGGTTATGCTAATGCATCTAACGGACATCTTATCGCTTTTTCAATTATAAACCAGAACGTAATGGAGAGTGCAAAGGCAAGAGCATTTCAAGATGAAGTGTGTGAATTGCTTTGCGAATAA
- a CDS encoding glycosyltransferase translates to MPRNINKRVLISVTNDLITDQRVGKVSASLQKNGYDVLLIGCIKKGHTPLKRPYQTYRFNLFFKKRFIFYLEYNLRLLFVLFFKRKNILLCNDTDALPANFIVSKLCRVPLIFDAHELFPELPELVKRPHIKKIWEKIEDIIFPHLKYSYTVCESIAEHYKKKYGITMGIVRNIPNKTDNNTTINNNQRKALKALPSLEGKKLLLYQGAVNVGRGLEWIINAMPYVSNCVLCICGDGDLLKNIQTLAKEKQLEDRIIFTGRLPFEELNQYTALADLGFILLENMGLSYYYSLPNRVFDYMKYGVPVLASNFPEIARIVEPYHTGKLISHYEPEYLAKIILEMLTEWEDKSTYKQRLNELSKEYCWENEEQVLLEIVRRAK, encoded by the coding sequence ATGCCCCGGAACATTAACAAACGCGTCCTTATATCTGTGACAAACGACCTTATTACTGACCAAAGGGTTGGTAAAGTTTCGGCATCGTTGCAAAAGAACGGATATGATGTACTCTTGATTGGCTGTATAAAAAAGGGCCACACTCCATTAAAAAGACCTTATCAGACCTACCGCTTTAACCTGTTTTTCAAAAAAAGATTTATTTTTTATCTGGAGTATAACCTTCGCTTGCTGTTTGTACTGTTCTTTAAGCGCAAAAACATACTGCTTTGTAACGACACTGATGCCTTGCCAGCCAATTTCATAGTTAGTAAGCTGTGCAGAGTTCCCTTGATTTTCGATGCACACGAGCTCTTCCCCGAATTACCCGAACTGGTAAAACGTCCCCACATAAAGAAAATATGGGAAAAGATTGAGGATATCATCTTCCCTCACCTGAAATATTCCTATACTGTTTGCGAATCCATAGCAGAACATTACAAGAAGAAATATGGGATTACAATGGGTATTGTCCGCAACATTCCCAATAAAACAGATAACAACACTACGATAAATAACAATCAAAGGAAAGCGTTGAAAGCTCTGCCTTCGCTTGAAGGAAAAAAGTTACTGTTATACCAAGGAGCTGTGAACGTGGGGCGCGGTTTGGAATGGATAATCAATGCCATGCCCTATGTCAGCAATTGCGTGCTTTGCATCTGTGGAGACGGAGATTTATTAAAAAACATTCAGACTCTTGCTAAGGAAAAGCAACTGGAAGACAGAATTATTTTCACCGGAAGACTTCCTTTTGAGGAACTTAATCAATATACTGCATTAGCCGATCTGGGATTTATTCTCCTGGAAAATATGGGATTAAGCTACTACTACTCTTTACCCAACCGAGTATTCGATTACATGAAGTACGGAGTGCCTGTTCTGGCATCAAACTTCCCCGAGATTGCACGTATAGTAGAGCCTTATCATACAGGCAAACTAATATCTCACTACGAACCTGAATATCTGGCTAAGATAATTCTTGAAATGCTTACAGAATGGGAAGATAAATCTACTTATAAACAACGTTTAAATGAATTATCCAAAGAGTATTGCTGGGAAAACGAAGAACAAGTATTACTGGAAATTGTGAGAAGAGCAAAATAA